One segment of Phragmites australis chromosome 13, lpPhrAust1.1, whole genome shotgun sequence DNA contains the following:
- the LOC133889528 gene encoding probable protein phosphatase 2C 42: MALAVPVTLRTTTHGGNGRLDYAVSAMQGYRENMEDDHATVLDLDTATATSFFGVYDGHGGPAVAKYCAKHLHIELRKHEDFHNNLPNAVEATFLRMDEMLRDRKAGWELSKYGGNEHWRKYRRNLLITYFLPLCVQRLAYVGPEGDGCTACVAIIRGNQIIVGNAGDSRCVLSRNGQAIELSTDHKPNLPDETQRIQNAGHEVTVNQDRGNIPRIDDGIAISRSIGDLMYKDNASLGPQNQALTALPEIRNEEITDDTEFLVIACDGIWDCMTSQEVVNYVRLYLNNNVEPRHICESLLTHCLAQPRGRDNMSVILVRFKKPAEEHPNVPPPAVLQRVAGQQSSNVPPPVEVPPVRAAVHSGTSSSGPPTFNLGPAGAGTTVGGGEVQLPAIQRSIS, from the exons ATGGCACTTGCTGTGCCTGTGACATTAAGGACTACTACGCATGGTGGTAATGGAAGACTTGACTATGCCGTGTCTGCTATGCAAGGATACCGTGAAAATATGGAAGATGAT CATGCAACTGTTCTAGATCTTGATACTGCGACTGCCACATCATTCTTTGGTGTTTATGATGGCCACGGAG GACCTGCTGTAGCAAAGTATTGCGCGAAACACTTACACATTGAGCTTCGCAAACATGAAGATTTTCATAACAATCTTCCTAATGCAGTGGAGGCAACGTTTTTAAG AATGGATGAGATGTTGAGAGACAGGAAGGCAGGGTGGGAATTATCCAAGTATGGTGGTAACGAACATTGGAGGAAATATAGAAGGAATCTTCTCATCACATACTTTCTCCCCCTCTGTGTGCAG AGGCTTGCATATGTGGGGCCAGAAGGGGATGGATGTACTGCATGTGTGGCTATCATTAGAGGCAACCAGATCATTGTTGGGAACGCTGGTGATTCTCGTTGTGTACTCTCAAGGAACGGCCAG GCAATTGAACTATCCACCGATCACAAACCAAACCTTCCAGACGAAACACAGAGAATACAAAATGCAGGACATGAGGTAACTGTGAATCAAGATAGAGGAAACATCCCTCGTATTGATGATGGAATTGCGATCTCGAGATCAATTG GTGACCTGATGTACAAGGATAATGCCAGTTTGGGTCCCCAAAACCAAGCGTTGACTGCCTTACCTGAAATTCGTAAT GAAGAGATAACTGATGATACCGAGTTTCTTGTTATAGCATGTGATGGAATCTG GGATTGCATGACAAGCCAGGAAGTGGTTAATTATGTAAGGCTATACTTAAATAAT AACGTGGAACCAAGGCACATCTGTGAGTCCCTTCTTACGCACTGCTTAGCACAACCTAGAGGGAGGGACAACATGTCTGTCATACTGGTTCGGTTCAAGAAGCCCGCCGAAGAGCACCCCAACGTGCCACCGCCCGCCGTCCTTCAACGTGTCGCCGGCCAACAGTCCTCCAACGTGCCACCGCCCGTTGAAGTGCCCCCCGTACGTGCCGCCGTCCACTCTGGGACCTCGTCGTCCGGTCCGCCCACCTTCAACTTGGGCCCTGCTGGCGCCGGCACCACCGTGGGCGGAGGCGAAGTCCAGCTCCCCGCGATACAGCGCTCCATAAGCTAA
- the LOC133888928 gene encoding large ribosomal subunit protein uL23-like: MAPKAATAKKGDSKTQALKVAKAVKSGAVKKKTKKIRTSVTFHRPKTLKKPRDPKYPRVSAPGRNKLDQYQILKYPLTTESAMKKIEDNNTLVFIVDLKADKKKIKAAVKKMYDIQAKKVNTLIRPDGKKKAYVKLTPDYDALDVANKIGII; the protein is encoded by the exons ATGGCTCCTAAAG CTGCTACTGCCAAGAAGGGTGATTCCAAGACCCAGGCCTTGAAGGTTGCCAAGGCCGTGAAGTCTGGGGCagtcaagaaaaagaccaagaagatCCGCACGTCTGTGACATTTCACCGCCCCAAGACCCTGAAGAAGCCTAGGGACCCAAAGTACCCAAGAGTCAGTGCGCCTGGAAGGAACAAACTTGATCAGTACCAAATCCTCAAGTACCCCCTTACCACTGAGTCTGCAATGAAGAAGATTGAAGATAACAACACTCTGGTCTTCATTGTCGACCTCAAGGCAGATAAGAAGAAAATCAAGGCTGCTGTCAAGAAGATGTACGATATTCAAGCAAAGAAGGTCAACACCCTGATCAG GCCTGATGGGAAGAAGAAGGCTTACGTGAAGCTGACACCAGACTATGATGCTCTTGATGTGGCCAACAAAATCGGCATAATCTAA